A portion of the Gossypium arboreum isolate Shixiya-1 chromosome 8, ASM2569848v2, whole genome shotgun sequence genome contains these proteins:
- the LOC108467764 gene encoding uncharacterized protein LOC108467764 isoform X1, producing MASTKVQRIMTQPINLIFRFLQSKARIQIWLFEQKDLRIEGRIIALFGILQGFDEYMNLVLDDAEEVNVKKKSRKSLGRILLKGDNITLMMNSGK from the exons ATGGCGAGCACCAAAGTACAGAGGATTATGACCCAACCCATC AACCTGATCTTCAGGTTTCTCCAAAGT AAAGCTCGCATTCAGATTTGGCTTTTCGAACAGAAAGATTTGAGGATTGAAGGCCGAATCATT GCCCTATTCGGCATTTTGCAGGGTTTTGACGAGTACATGAATTTGGTTCTGGATGATGCTGAAGAAGTTAACGTCAAGAAGAAAAGCCGAAAGTCATTAG GAAGGATTCTTCTTAAAGGAGACAACATTACTCTTATGATGAATAG TGGAAAATGA
- the LOC108467764 gene encoding uncharacterized protein LOC108467764 isoform X2 — protein MASTKVQRIMTQPINLIFRFLQSKARIQIWLFEQKDLRIEGRIIGFDEYMNLVLDDAEEVNVKKKSRKSLGRILLKGDNITLMMNSGK, from the exons ATGGCGAGCACCAAAGTACAGAGGATTATGACCCAACCCATC AACCTGATCTTCAGGTTTCTCCAAAGT AAAGCTCGCATTCAGATTTGGCTTTTCGAACAGAAAGATTTGAGGATTGAAGGCCGAATCATT GGTTTTGACGAGTACATGAATTTGGTTCTGGATGATGCTGAAGAAGTTAACGTCAAGAAGAAAAGCCGAAAGTCATTAG GAAGGATTCTTCTTAAAGGAGACAACATTACTCTTATGATGAATAG TGGAAAATGA